Proteins encoded together in one Fundidesulfovibrio magnetotacticus window:
- a CDS encoding SxtJ family membrane protein encodes MSNQSKKGSFWLSATRAQARDTGMALVLVCLLAAWFTANRTWLGVGILLLVLDMTWPSAFKVPAKLWLGLAHALGTVMSKLLLSVVFFTVLTPMGLLRRAMGKDSMQVRRFKSGPESVFRERGHTFTAADIETPY; translated from the coding sequence ATGTCTAACCAATCGAAAAAAGGTTCTTTTTGGCTCTCGGCCACCCGGGCCCAGGCTCGCGACACGGGCATGGCCCTGGTTCTGGTGTGCCTGCTTGCCGCATGGTTCACCGCCAACCGCACGTGGCTGGGCGTCGGCATCCTGCTGCTCGTGCTGGACATGACCTGGCCTTCGGCGTTCAAGGTTCCGGCCAAGCTCTGGTTGGGCCTGGCCCACGCCCTGGGCACGGTGATGTCCAAGCTGCTCCTTTCCGTGGTGTTCTTCACCGTGCTCACGCCCATGGGGCTCCTGCGCAGGGCCATGGGCAAGGACTCCATGCAGGTCCGCCGGTTCAAGAGCGGCCCCGAGAGCGTCTTCCGCGAGCGCGGCCACACCTTCACCGCCGCCGACATCGAAACACCCTACTAA